In the bacterium genome, one interval contains:
- the hemA gene encoding glutamyl-tRNA reductase yields MSQPDVLIVGLSHRTASLDVRESVAFADDQIDDVNRRLRALDGIDEAAVVCTCNRVEVVSSTRHEPAAAAAGIADFLRHARTIPGADLAPHLYQYWGREAVRHLFRVASSLDSMVVGEPQILGQLKQFYARAAGAGTTGTVLHRWFHKAFSVAKRVRSETGIAGRAVSVSSAAVELATDIFDHLAGKTAMLIGTGKMGALTARHLMASGVGTLIATNRTFERAVDVAREFHATPVPFEQFPKYLPMADIVIGCAAAGEPVLVESQVQEALRERKGRPMFCIDLSVPRSFDPRINDLGNVYLYDIDDLSQVAADNLGERAREAEKAEAIVVEEVEAFYRWLGHLEVVPTIVALRDKIDAIRRAELQKTLNQLKDLGPRERELLDVMTTAIVNKILHAPIARLKQQDHRAETFYLDAARRLFDLEDPEDS; encoded by the coding sequence GTGAGCCAGCCCGACGTGCTGATCGTCGGCCTCAGCCACCGCACCGCGTCGCTCGACGTGCGCGAGTCGGTGGCGTTCGCCGACGACCAGATCGACGACGTCAACCGCCGCCTGCGCGCGCTCGACGGCATCGACGAGGCCGCCGTCGTCTGCACCTGCAACCGGGTCGAGGTGGTGTCGAGCACCCGCCACGAGCCGGCGGCCGCCGCCGCCGGCATCGCCGACTTCCTGCGCCACGCGCGCACCATTCCGGGCGCCGACCTGGCGCCGCACCTCTACCAGTACTGGGGCCGCGAGGCGGTCCGGCATCTCTTCCGCGTCGCCTCCAGCCTCGACTCGATGGTCGTCGGCGAACCGCAGATCCTCGGCCAGTTGAAGCAGTTCTACGCCCGCGCCGCCGGCGCCGGCACCACCGGCACGGTGCTGCACCGCTGGTTCCACAAAGCCTTCTCGGTGGCCAAGCGGGTGCGCAGCGAGACCGGCATCGCCGGGCGGGCGGTCTCGGTGAGCTCGGCGGCGGTCGAGCTGGCGACCGACATCTTCGACCACCTCGCCGGCAAGACGGCGATGCTGATCGGCACCGGCAAGATGGGCGCGCTGACGGCGCGCCACCTGATGGCGAGCGGGGTGGGCACCCTGATCGCCACCAACCGCACCTTCGAGCGCGCCGTCGACGTGGCGCGCGAGTTCCACGCCACGCCGGTGCCGTTCGAGCAGTTCCCCAAGTACCTGCCGATGGCCGACATCGTCATCGGCTGCGCCGCCGCGGGCGAGCCGGTGCTGGTCGAGTCGCAGGTGCAGGAGGCGCTGCGCGAGCGCAAGGGACGGCCGATGTTCTGCATCGACCTGAGCGTGCCGCGCAGCTTCGACCCGCGCATCAACGACCTCGGCAACGTCTACCTCTACGACATCGACGACCTCTCCCAGGTCGCCGCCGACAACCTCGGCGAGCGGGCGCGCGAGGCGGAGAAGGCGGAGGCGATCGTCGTCGAGGAGGTCGAGGCGTTCTACCGCTGGCTCGGCCACCTCGAGGTGGTGCCGACCATCGTCGCCCTGCGCGACAAGATCGACGCCATCCGCCGCGCCGAGCTGCAGAAGACGCTCAACCAGCTCAAGGATCTCGGGCCGCGCGAGCGCGAGCTGCTCGACGTCATGACCACCGCCATCGTCAACAAGATCCTGCACGCCCCGATCGCGCGCCTGAAGCAGCAGGACCACCGCGCCGAGACCTTCTACCTCGACGCGGCGCGCCGCCTGTTCGACCTGGAGGACCCCGAGGATTCATGA
- a CDS encoding bifunctional precorrin-2 dehydrogenase/sirohydrochlorin ferrochelatase — MAYYPVFLQMAGERCVVIGGGEVAERKVESLLAAGARVTVVAPSLTPGLAERLARGEIGHFHRTYQDGDLDGARLAYAATDDEALHAELARAAEAAGVLLNVVDRPQWCRFIVPAVLRRGELAVAVSTGGGSPALAGRVRDEIDRLLGPEYERALDVLARLRAHLQARDLPSAERQRILRALVASDLLECLRRPDAAAVDRLLAAHAGAQVSLASLGAHL; from the coding sequence ATGGCCTACTATCCGGTCTTCCTGCAGATGGCGGGGGAGCGTTGCGTGGTCATCGGCGGCGGGGAGGTGGCGGAGCGCAAGGTCGAGTCCCTGCTGGCCGCGGGGGCGCGGGTGACGGTGGTGGCGCCCTCCCTGACCCCCGGTCTGGCCGAGCGGCTGGCGCGGGGTGAGATCGGCCACTTCCACCGGACGTACCAGGACGGCGACCTGGACGGCGCCCGGCTCGCCTACGCGGCCACCGACGACGAGGCGCTGCACGCCGAGCTGGCGCGGGCAGCCGAGGCGGCGGGCGTGCTGCTGAACGTGGTGGACCGGCCGCAATGGTGCCGCTTCATCGTTCCGGCGGTGCTGCGTCGGGGCGAGCTCGCGGTGGCGGTCTCCACGGGCGGCGGCAGCCCCGCCCTGGCCGGGCGGGTCCGCGACGAGATCGACCGCCTGCTCGGTCCCGAGTACGAGCGCGCGCTCGACGTCCTCGCCCGCCTGCGCGCCCACCTGCAGGCGCGGGACTTACCCAGCGCCGAGCGGCAACGCATCCTGCGCGCGCTGGTGGCCTCGGACCTCCTCGAATGCCTGCGCCGCCCCGATGCGGCGGCGGTCGATCGCCTGCTCGCCGCCCACGCCGGGGCGCAGGTGTCGCTCGCCAGCCTCGGCGCCCATCTCTGA
- the cobA gene encoding uroporphyrinogen-III C-methyltransferase, with the protein MTPGTVYLVGAGPGAPELITLAGARALGRADVVIYDYLANPRLLEHAPPQAARILVGKHGGGQRTEQPVITALLLEHARAGRTVVRLKGGDPFVFGRGGEEAEALAAAGIRFEIVPGVSSAIAVPAYAGIPLTHRELASSFTVLTGYEYPDKPEMAVHWDAVAQRGNTLVFLMTTRQLAANMAKLVAHGLAPDTPAAVIRWGTVGEQATVVGTVATIAAAVAARQLQPPAIAVVGQVVRLRETIAWYERKPLFGRSLVVTRPRAQAAGFIDALTDLGADVLPCPTIEIVPPASWAPLDDAIERLDAYDWLVLTSVNGVAMFFDRLRARRRDVRSLHRARIAAVGSETAAAIAERGLQVDVVPEEFRAEAVAAAMCAAGVAGARVLLPRAAVAREILPVTLRAAGAHVDEVPAYETVPARIDLGELRDRLARRAVDLVTFTSSSTVRNFVALLGADAPSLLAGVRAACIGPITADTAREAGLEVVVQPSTYTIAAFTAAIETYLRKPQMNADGHR; encoded by the coding sequence ATGACGCCCGGCACGGTGTATCTGGTCGGCGCCGGGCCGGGCGCGCCCGAGCTGATCACGCTGGCCGGCGCGCGCGCCCTCGGCCGCGCCGACGTCGTCATCTACGACTATCTGGCGAACCCGCGCCTGCTCGAGCACGCGCCGCCGCAGGCCGCCCGCATCCTGGTCGGCAAGCACGGCGGCGGCCAGCGCACCGAGCAGCCGGTGATCACCGCGCTGCTGCTCGAGCACGCGCGCGCCGGGCGGACGGTGGTGCGCCTGAAGGGCGGCGATCCCTTCGTGTTCGGCCGCGGCGGCGAGGAGGCGGAGGCGCTGGCGGCGGCGGGCATCCGCTTCGAGATCGTGCCCGGCGTCAGCTCGGCGATCGCGGTGCCGGCGTACGCCGGCATTCCGCTCACCCACCGCGAGCTCGCCTCGTCCTTCACCGTGCTCACCGGCTACGAGTATCCCGACAAGCCGGAGATGGCGGTGCACTGGGACGCGGTGGCGCAGCGCGGCAACACGCTGGTGTTCCTGATGACGACGCGGCAGCTCGCCGCCAACATGGCGAAGCTGGTGGCGCACGGCCTGGCGCCGGACACGCCGGCGGCGGTGATCCGCTGGGGGACGGTGGGCGAGCAGGCGACGGTGGTCGGCACGGTCGCCACCATCGCGGCCGCGGTCGCGGCGCGGCAGCTCCAGCCGCCGGCGATCGCGGTGGTCGGCCAGGTGGTGCGCCTGCGCGAGACGATCGCCTGGTACGAGCGCAAACCGCTGTTCGGCCGTTCGCTGGTCGTCACCCGACCGCGCGCCCAGGCGGCCGGGTTCATCGACGCCCTGACCGATCTCGGCGCCGACGTGCTGCCGTGTCCGACGATCGAGATCGTGCCCCCGGCGTCCTGGGCGCCGCTCGACGACGCCATCGAGCGCCTCGACGCCTACGACTGGCTGGTGCTGACCAGCGTCAACGGCGTCGCCATGTTCTTCGACCGGCTGCGCGCGCGGCGGCGCGACGTCCGCTCGCTGCACCGGGCGCGCATCGCCGCCGTCGGCTCCGAGACCGCGGCGGCGATCGCCGAGCGCGGCCTGCAGGTCGACGTCGTGCCGGAGGAATTTCGCGCCGAGGCGGTGGCGGCGGCGATGTGCGCCGCCGGCGTCGCCGGCGCGCGCGTCCTGCTGCCGCGCGCCGCGGTGGCGCGCGAGATCCTGCCGGTGACCCTGCGCGCCGCCGGCGCGCACGTCGACGAAGTGCCCGCCTACGAGACGGTGCCGGCGCGGATCGATCTCGGCGAGCTGCGCGACCGCCTGGCGCGCCGCGCCGTCGACCTCGTCACCTTCACCAGCTCGAGCACGGTGCGCAATTTCGTCGCCCTGCTCGGTGCCGACGCCCCCTCACTGCTCGCCGGCGTCCGCGCGGCCTGCATCGGGCCGATCACCGCCGACACCGCCCGCGAGGCTGGGCTCGAGGTCGTCGTGCAACCGAGCACGTACACGATCGCGGCGTTCACCGCGGCGATCGAGACGTACCTCCGGAAGCCTCAGATGAACGCAGATGGCCACAGATGA
- the hemB gene encoding porphobilinogen synthase, protein MEFPIYRPRRLRRTETLRRMVRETRLSVDNLILPLFAVPGRGVEHPVGSMPGVAQQSVDRLTETCREARDLGIPAVILFGIPEKKDATGSHAYRDDGVVPQAVRAIKQAVADLVVITDVCLCEYTDHGHCGVIAEGEVDNDATLDLLAKEALTHARAGADLVAPSDMMDGRVNAIREALDEEGFDQVAIMSYAAKFASGFYGPFREAAESTPQFGDRRGYQMDPPNAQEALREVEMDINEGADIVMVKPALPYLDLVWRVKEHFGYPVAAYQVSGEYAMIKAAARNGWLDEERVMLETLTAIRRAGADLILTYYAREAARLLRHG, encoded by the coding sequence ATGGAATTCCCCATCTATCGCCCGCGCCGGCTGCGGCGCACGGAGACGCTGCGGCGGATGGTGCGGGAGACGCGGCTCAGCGTCGACAACCTCATCCTGCCGCTCTTCGCGGTGCCGGGGCGCGGCGTCGAGCATCCGGTGGGTTCGATGCCCGGGGTGGCGCAGCAGTCGGTGGACCGGCTGACCGAGACCTGTCGCGAGGCGCGCGATCTCGGCATCCCGGCGGTGATCCTGTTCGGCATTCCCGAGAAGAAGGACGCCACCGGCTCGCACGCCTACCGCGACGACGGCGTGGTGCCGCAGGCGGTGCGCGCGATCAAGCAGGCGGTCGCGGACCTGGTGGTGATCACCGACGTCTGCCTGTGCGAGTACACCGATCACGGCCACTGCGGCGTCATCGCCGAGGGCGAGGTCGACAACGACGCCACCCTCGATCTGCTCGCCAAGGAGGCGCTGACGCACGCCCGTGCCGGCGCCGACCTGGTGGCGCCGTCGGACATGATGGACGGGCGGGTGAACGCGATCCGCGAGGCGCTCGACGAGGAGGGCTTCGACCAGGTGGCGATCATGTCCTACGCCGCCAAGTTCGCCTCCGGGTTCTACGGCCCGTTCCGCGAGGCGGCGGAGTCGACGCCGCAGTTCGGCGACCGGCGCGGCTACCAGATGGATCCGCCCAACGCCCAGGAGGCGCTGCGCGAGGTCGAGATGGACATCAACGAGGGCGCCGACATCGTCATGGTGAAGCCGGCGCTGCCCTACCTCGATCTCGTCTGGCGGGTGAAGGAGCACTTCGGCTACCCGGTCGCCGCCTACCAGGTGAGCGGCGAGTACGCGATGATCAAGGCGGCGGCGCGGAATGGCTGGCTTGACGAGGAGCGGGTGATGCTGGAGACCCTGACCGCCATCCGCCGCGCCGGCGCCGATCTGATCCTGACGTACTACGCCCGCGAGGCGGCGAGGCTGCTGCGCCACGGATGA
- a CDS encoding DUF1566 domain-containing protein, translating into MEHLLRYGFVLASLALAGGAGAVTPAEKCQAGKLKLAGKYDFCRLKAEAKAAQSGGAPDFSKCDAGFAGKWGKTEAAGGGMCPSNGDQAAIQAFIGEYTDALATALAGGGLPPPVQQCNDELTTCTTDLDTCETDLVAAELCGNGAIDGGEQCDLGTLNGATCATEGYVGGVLRCGSGCVFDTSGCWNARFADNADGTVTDNQSGLQWEKKVKLDYNPDFANPHDADNYYPWSGTCTVNTSKFCQPAAAAATLCAANAEGGTTGCDECTGGDGTCNQSTTIWTWAADLNSANFAGHNDWRVPRLQELQGILDYADTTPPVVDVAFDGGSCGVACADITNAACSCTRSSHHWSATTSAPDPLYVWLPSFGHGYVDLGGRTSSYYVRAVRSGS; encoded by the coding sequence ATGGAACATCTGCTGCGGTACGGGTTTGTCCTGGCGAGCCTGGCGCTCGCCGGCGGCGCTGGCGCGGTGACGCCGGCCGAGAAGTGCCAGGCCGGCAAGCTGAAGCTGGCCGGCAAGTACGACTTCTGCCGCCTGAAGGCGGAGGCCAAGGCGGCGCAGAGCGGCGGGGCGCCGGACTTCTCGAAGTGCGACGCCGGATTCGCCGGCAAGTGGGGCAAGACCGAGGCGGCGGGCGGCGGCATGTGCCCGTCGAACGGCGACCAGGCGGCGATCCAGGCGTTCATCGGCGAGTACACCGACGCGCTGGCGACGGCGCTGGCCGGCGGCGGCCTGCCGCCGCCGGTGCAGCAGTGCAACGACGAGCTGACCACCTGCACCACCGACCTCGACACCTGCGAGACCGACCTGGTGGCCGCCGAGCTGTGCGGCAACGGCGCCATCGACGGCGGCGAGCAGTGCGATCTGGGGACCCTCAACGGCGCCACCTGCGCCACCGAGGGCTACGTCGGGGGCGTGTTGCGCTGCGGCAGCGGCTGCGTCTTCGACACCAGCGGCTGTTGGAACGCCCGCTTCGCCGACAACGCCGACGGGACGGTCACCGACAACCAGAGCGGCCTGCAGTGGGAGAAGAAGGTCAAGCTCGACTACAACCCGGACTTCGCCAACCCGCACGACGCCGACAACTACTACCCGTGGTCGGGCACCTGCACGGTCAACACCAGCAAGTTCTGCCAGCCGGCGGCGGCGGCGGCGACGCTGTGCGCCGCCAACGCCGAGGGCGGCACCACCGGCTGCGACGAGTGCACCGGCGGCGACGGCACCTGCAACCAGTCGACCACTATCTGGACCTGGGCCGCCGATCTCAACAGCGCCAACTTCGCCGGCCACAACGACTGGCGCGTGCCGAGGCTGCAGGAGCTGCAGGGCATTCTCGACTATGCCGACACCACGCCGCCGGTGGTCGACGTGGCCTTCGACGGCGGGAGCTGCGGCGTTGCGTGCGCCGACATCACGAACGCGGCGTGCTCGTGCACGCGGTCCAGCCACCATTGGTCTGCTACTACCTCCGCGCCCGATCCGCTCTACGTGTGGCTGCCGTCCTTCGGCCATGGGTACGTGGACTTGGGCGGCCGCACCAGCAGCTACTACGTTCGCGCTGTGCGTAGCGGCTCGTGA
- a CDS encoding PD40 domain-containing protein produces MTKYATRLLLAAAMAALVPAHAGALERAIYLLSQTARGYAAEGRSEGTAVDGNGLLSVYNSNAINLTSPPQTTSRNQVYLRDLDETASSLVSKAPDGKAGNRPSQSGGFAPGISADGRFVAFSSQATNLVPDDTNGLEDVFVANVATGEVELISRGIDGPANGVSGFPRLSADGRYVVFQSAARNLVADDTNNVTDIFLYDRAEGIMRRVSVGSDGAQANGASITPAISDDGRYVAFASRATNLVNPSPSDAFEQIYVADWETQSVQLGSVNDQGQAANARSFLPDLTADGGEVAFKSEAFNLVPNDTNGVPDVFVRNLTTNTTQRVSVDDFGNQSNGLSGGPGISADGRFVAFASFASNFVPDDGNGFSDVYVYDRFPPGRNQGRIARVTIAYNNFGEPDQGVADFPVSISADGRWIGFASAASNLVPNDLNNDLDAFLACNPFDAFQCAAPTPTPTPTEPPAELPCVGDCSGDDQVTIDDLIRMVNIALGLRGVCGDDQGMGACLAGDANCDCQITVEEIIQAVNNSLMGCATFDVCPLAEHEMICCAGGPATPTATRTATMTPDGGAPTATATPTPPATPTATTSGPSGPCVGDCNGNGTVTVDDLIRMVNIALDLQPLCPGEGGGGCLAGDANCDCRITVDDIIRAVNNSLGDTCTDFGACQLSEHAAQCCG; encoded by the coding sequence ATGACCAAGTACGCGACGCGCTTGCTCCTGGCCGCCGCCATGGCGGCGCTCGTACCGGCCCATGCCGGGGCGCTCGAACGCGCCATCTACCTGCTGAGTCAGACGGCGCGCGGCTATGCCGCCGAGGGGCGCAGCGAGGGGACGGCGGTCGACGGCAACGGGCTGCTGAGCGTCTACAACTCCAACGCCATCAACCTGACCTCGCCACCGCAGACGACCTCGCGCAATCAGGTCTACCTGCGCGACCTCGACGAAACCGCCTCGTCGCTGGTCAGCAAGGCGCCGGACGGCAAGGCCGGCAACCGCCCCAGCCAGTCGGGGGGCTTCGCGCCGGGCATCAGCGCCGACGGGCGGTTCGTCGCCTTCTCGTCGCAGGCCACCAACCTGGTGCCCGACGACACCAACGGCCTCGAGGACGTCTTCGTGGCCAACGTCGCCACCGGCGAGGTCGAGCTCATCAGTCGCGGCATCGACGGCCCGGCCAACGGGGTCAGCGGCTTCCCGCGCCTGAGCGCCGACGGCCGCTACGTCGTCTTCCAGTCGGCGGCCAGGAACCTGGTGGCCGACGACACCAACAACGTCACCGACATCTTCCTCTACGATCGCGCCGAAGGGATCATGCGCCGGGTCAGCGTCGGCAGCGACGGCGCCCAGGCCAACGGCGCCAGCATCACGCCGGCGATCAGCGACGACGGCCGCTACGTCGCCTTCGCCTCGCGCGCCACGAATCTGGTGAACCCGTCGCCGAGCGACGCCTTCGAGCAGATCTACGTCGCCGACTGGGAGACGCAGTCGGTGCAACTGGGGTCGGTGAACGACCAGGGCCAGGCCGCCAATGCGCGAAGCTTCCTGCCCGACCTGACCGCCGACGGCGGCGAGGTGGCGTTCAAGTCGGAAGCGTTCAACCTGGTTCCCAACGACACCAACGGCGTGCCCGACGTCTTCGTCCGCAACCTCACCACCAACACCACGCAGCGGGTGAGCGTCGACGACTTCGGCAACCAGTCGAACGGCCTCAGCGGCGGTCCCGGCATCAGCGCCGATGGCCGCTTCGTCGCCTTCGCCTCGTTCGCCTCGAACTTCGTGCCCGACGACGGCAACGGCTTCAGCGACGTCTACGTGTACGACCGCTTCCCGCCGGGACGGAACCAGGGCCGGATCGCCCGCGTGACCATCGCGTACAACAACTTCGGCGAGCCCGACCAGGGCGTCGCCGACTTTCCGGTCAGCATCAGCGCCGACGGCCGCTGGATCGGCTTCGCCTCCGCCGCCTCGAACCTGGTGCCGAACGATCTCAACAACGATCTCGACGCCTTCCTCGCCTGCAACCCGTTCGACGCCTTCCAGTGCGCGGCGCCGACGCCGACCCCGACGCCGACGGAGCCGCCGGCGGAGCTGCCGTGCGTCGGCGACTGCAGCGGCGACGATCAGGTCACCATCGACGACCTCATCCGCATGGTGAACATCGCCCTCGGCCTGCGCGGCGTCTGCGGCGACGACCAGGGCATGGGCGCCTGCCTGGCCGGCGACGCCAACTGCGACTGCCAGATCACCGTCGAGGAGATCATCCAGGCGGTGAACAACAGCCTCATGGGCTGCGCGACCTTCGACGTCTGCCCGCTCGCCGAGCACGAGATGATCTGCTGCGCCGGCGGCCCGGCGACGCCGACGGCGACCCGCACCGCGACCATGACGCCGGACGGCGGCGCGCCGACCGCCACCGCGACGCCGACGCCGCCGGCCACGCCGACCGCGACGACGAGCGGCCCGAGCGGCCCCTGCGTCGGCGATTGCAACGGCAACGGCACGGTGACCGTCGACGACCTGATCCGCATGGTCAACATCGCCCTCGACCTGCAGCCGTTGTGCCCCGGCGAGGGCGGCGGCGGCTGCCTGGCGGGCGACGCCAACTGCGACTGCCGCATCACCGTCGACGACATCATCCGCGCCGTGAACAACAGCCTGGGCGACACGTGCACCGACTTCGGCGCCTGCCAACTGTCGGAGCACGCGGCCCAGTGCTGCGGCTAG
- a CDS encoding BrnT family toxin, with protein MGRAVYGDFEWDDAKARANLVKHGVSFPEALTVFSDPNAIDAPDRFVPSRFVIIGCSSRQRVLFVVHAERGERIRLISARKASAAQRRRYEEGIG; from the coding sequence ATGGGGCGGGCGGTCTATGGCGATTTCGAATGGGACGACGCCAAGGCGCGCGCGAATCTGGTCAAGCACGGGGTGTCCTTTCCGGAGGCGCTGACCGTGTTCTCCGACCCCAATGCGATCGATGCGCCGGATCGCTTCGTTCCCAGCCGCTTCGTGATCATCGGCTGCTCGTCCCGACAACGCGTCTTGTTCGTGGTCCACGCCGAGAGAGGTGAGCGAATCCGCCTGATCAGCGCCCGGAAGGCGTCCGCGGCGCAGAGGAGAAGATATGAAGAAGGCATCGGCTAG
- the infA gene encoding translation initiation factor IF-1 — MARDDLIQIEGTVKEVMTGGLFKIESDKGQQFTAKISGRMRRYHIKVIPGDRVTVAVSPYDPTHGLIVYRNT, encoded by the coding sequence GTGGCGCGAGACGACCTGATTCAGATCGAAGGCACCGTCAAAGAGGTGATGACCGGCGGCCTCTTCAAGATCGAGTCCGACAAGGGGCAGCAGTTCACGGCCAAGATCAGCGGCCGCATGCGGCGCTACCACATCAAGGTCATTCCCGGCGATCGGGTGACCGTCGCCGTGTCGCCGTACGACCCCACCCACGGGTTGATCGTCTACCGCAACACCTGA
- the ccsA gene encoding cytochrome c biogenesis protein CcsA — MELLLFALSLGLYLTSAAAFVAHITSGRVLAHRIALVALTAAFALDTVAVVLRLHSVGLGALGTFHDQLSLLAWLIVGLYLGLQWRAPLAVLGALVTPLAFLLTLSSYIVFSGADRLPAELDTAWLPAHVAPAFLGYAIFALASCVSLVYLLQERQLKAKRRGRFRLPSLETLDNLNYRCVAWGFALFTIGIVTGSLLAKAAWGTFWSWEPVQVLSVLAWLLYAVLLQARSIGWRGRRAATLTLVGFALLVVSLISLNLGLPHGRSFG, encoded by the coding sequence ATGGAGCTGCTCCTCTTCGCCCTCAGCCTGGGCCTCTACCTGACCTCCGCGGCGGCGTTCGTCGCCCACATCACCAGCGGCCGCGTCCTCGCCCATCGCATCGCGCTGGTGGCGCTCACCGCCGCCTTCGCGCTCGACACCGTCGCCGTCGTGCTGCGCCTGCACAGCGTCGGCCTCGGCGCGCTCGGCACCTTCCACGACCAGCTCTCGCTGCTCGCCTGGCTGATCGTCGGCCTCTACCTCGGCCTGCAGTGGCGGGCGCCGCTGGCGGTGCTCGGCGCCCTGGTGACGCCGCTCGCGTTCCTGCTGACGCTCTCGTCCTACATCGTGTTCTCGGGCGCCGACCGCCTGCCGGCCGAGCTCGACACCGCCTGGCTGCCGGCGCACGTCGCGCCGGCGTTCCTCGGCTACGCCATCTTCGCCCTCGCCTCCTGCGTCAGCCTCGTCTACCTGCTGCAGGAGCGGCAGTTGAAGGCGAAGCGGCGCGGCCGCTTCCGCCTGCCCTCGCTGGAGACGCTCGACAACCTCAACTACCGCTGCGTCGCCTGGGGCTTCGCCCTCTTCACCATCGGCATCGTCACCGGCTCGCTGCTGGCGAAAGCGGCCTGGGGCACCTTCTGGTCGTGGGAGCCGGTGCAGGTGCTGTCGGTGCTCGCCTGGCTGCTCTACGCGGTGCTGCTGCAGGCGCGCTCGATCGGCTGGCGCGGGCGGCGGGCGGCGACGCTCACCCTGGTCGGCTTCGCGCTGCTGGTGGTGTCGCTGATCAGCCTCAACCTCGGCCTGCCGCACGGGAGGTCGTTCGGGTGA
- the hemC gene encoding hydroxymethylbilane synthase yields MTAVLRIGTRGSKLALAQAEWIRRRIEAANPGLRAELVVIRTSGDRIVDVPLHQVGGKGLFVKELETALLEGRIEAAVHSLKDVPGELAPGLCIAAVPEREDARDIMITRAGGGFAALAPGARVGTSSPRRAALLRSLYPGLAVVDLRGNVDTRLAKLERGEVDGIVLAAAGLRRLGVAPPHALPCDPRQFLPAIGQGALALESGDGAVVAQLRAVEHAPTRQAIDAERAFLTTIGGTCTTPLAGHAEIDGARLTLRAAIAHPSGRPVVRGERSGAVADGARLGAELARALLAEGGAAVLRELGWSG; encoded by the coding sequence ATGACCGCCGTCCTGCGCATCGGCACCCGCGGCAGCAAGCTGGCGCTCGCCCAGGCGGAGTGGATCCGCCGCCGCATCGAGGCGGCCAACCCCGGCCTGCGCGCCGAGCTGGTGGTGATCCGCACCTCGGGCGATCGCATCGTCGACGTGCCGCTGCACCAGGTCGGCGGCAAGGGGCTGTTCGTCAAGGAGCTGGAGACGGCGCTGCTCGAGGGCCGCATCGAGGCCGCGGTGCACTCGCTGAAGGACGTGCCCGGCGAGCTGGCGCCGGGACTGTGCATCGCCGCCGTGCCCGAGCGCGAGGACGCGCGCGACATCATGATCACCCGCGCCGGCGGCGGCTTCGCGGCGCTGGCGCCGGGGGCGCGGGTCGGCACCTCCAGCCCGCGCCGGGCGGCGCTGCTGCGGTCGCTGTATCCGGGGCTCGCGGTGGTGGACCTGCGCGGCAACGTCGACACGCGGCTCGCCAAGCTCGAGCGCGGCGAGGTCGACGGCATCGTCCTCGCCGCCGCCGGCCTGCGCCGCCTCGGCGTCGCGCCGCCGCACGCCCTGCCGTGCGACCCGCGCCAGTTCCTGCCGGCGATCGGGCAGGGCGCGCTGGCCCTGGAGAGCGGCGACGGCGCGGTGGTGGCGCAGTTGCGCGCCGTCGAGCACGCGCCGACCCGGCAGGCGATCGACGCCGAGCGCGCCTTCCTCACCACCATCGGCGGCACCTGCACGACGCCGCTCGCCGGCCACGCCGAGATCGACGGCGCGCGCCTCACCCTGCGCGCCGCGATCGCGCATCCGTCGGGTCGGCCGGTGGTGCGCGGCGAGCGCAGCGGCGCCGTCGCCGACGGCGCCCGACTCGGCGCCGAGCTGGCGCGGGCGCTGCTCGCCGAGGGCGGCGCCGCGGTGCTGCGCGAGCTGGGCTGGAGCGGATGA